Proteins encoded within one genomic window of Streptomyces sp. NBC_01314:
- a CDS encoding ATP-binding protein, translated as MNKEKSTQLDTPTRRFSILLSPTPRGARLARLLATEWLRTWDPPYGVLDTAEHLVAELAANAATHGRLPGRDFRLVLHTRDNTLRIEVTDTRGDALPRHRHPSPDAESGRGLLLVEALANRWGTELGLVPRKTVWAELDLNTVAFES; from the coding sequence GTGAACAAGGAAAAGTCCACCCAACTCGACACCCCCACCCGCCGCTTCAGCATCCTGCTGTCCCCCACACCGCGCGGCGCCCGCCTCGCCCGGCTCCTCGCCACGGAATGGCTGCGCACCTGGGACCCGCCGTACGGCGTCCTCGACACCGCCGAACACCTCGTCGCCGAACTCGCCGCGAACGCCGCCACCCACGGCCGGCTCCCCGGCCGGGACTTCCGCCTCGTCCTCCACACCCGGGACAACACACTCCGCATCGAGGTGACGGACACACGCGGCGACGCCCTCCCGCGCCACCGCCACCCGTCCCCCGACGCCGAATCCGGACGCGGCCTGCTCCTCGTCGAGGCACTCGCCAATCGCTGGGGCACCGAACTCGGCCTCGTCCCCCGCAAGACCGTATGGGCCGAACTCGATCTCAACACCGTTGCGTTCGAGTCTTGA
- a CDS encoding NucA/NucB deoxyribonuclease domain-containing protein, producing the protein MLAVGAASLALLGSNLTVAQAADDPAAVPESSLSTSADLADPADEELPLAEEDTEGDPESEPSEEDIALGIEGTADEPAAAPDTAEDGQPVTMETGTQTACGEQAESGADEAPDGQYVACVSPPTPADELTAEEQAALSRSDATANPSAGEAAALAVAAARESVDQEALLQDTTDDAASETEPVESPDALTAAAKRSPWKEPKWCIDEGVDSTWYMQRMRSCGVWRGKVYAKDVRTGRVVGNIKFLFIGYSFTARDSKTWAAQVKFVEVSRSGKAVSGTKAYGSASCVGKCKVTDKDFPAQTISSRAEPFGQFFMKSTIDTKASKQRGTGRSIATMRFRNSEWLAPSEPLKLSTLEVRCDNALPGAPKQVGCVNLRAVPVISYSLTGPWPQIAKHIKDAQADGKPGKYGTTDYLTRLTNKTKIDKNRGKACPSSLERPPGKSCDEYPFASTWQGAKYSGGPFSRRMVNDKQNKGAGRALKGFYAYSRVLEGDRYLVWIR; encoded by the coding sequence ATGCTGGCCGTGGGGGCTGCCTCGCTGGCGCTGTTGGGCAGCAATCTGACCGTGGCGCAGGCGGCGGACGATCCCGCAGCCGTACCGGAAAGCTCGCTGAGCACGAGTGCGGACCTCGCCGACCCGGCAGATGAGGAACTGCCGTTGGCTGAGGAAGACACTGAGGGTGACCCGGAGTCGGAGCCGTCGGAAGAGGACATAGCGCTGGGCATCGAAGGCACGGCCGATGAGCCGGCGGCGGCGCCGGATACCGCCGAGGACGGACAGCCCGTCACGATGGAGACCGGCACGCAGACGGCGTGCGGCGAGCAGGCGGAGTCGGGCGCCGACGAGGCGCCCGACGGGCAGTACGTGGCCTGCGTATCGCCTCCGACGCCGGCGGACGAGCTGACTGCCGAGGAACAGGCCGCACTGTCGCGCAGTGATGCCACCGCCAACCCGTCCGCAGGTGAGGCGGCTGCCCTGGCTGTCGCAGCGGCCCGCGAAAGCGTCGACCAGGAAGCCTTGCTGCAGGACACGACGGATGACGCGGCCTCGGAGACCGAACCCGTCGAAAGCCCGGACGCTCTCACCGCCGCGGCCAAGCGCTCGCCGTGGAAGGAACCCAAGTGGTGCATCGACGAGGGTGTGGACTCGACCTGGTACATGCAGCGGATGCGAAGCTGCGGTGTGTGGCGCGGCAAGGTCTACGCCAAGGATGTGCGCACGGGCCGCGTGGTCGGCAACATCAAGTTTCTCTTCATCGGATACTCCTTCACGGCCCGCGACTCCAAGACGTGGGCGGCTCAGGTCAAGTTCGTGGAGGTGTCCCGGTCAGGGAAGGCGGTGAGCGGCACGAAGGCGTACGGCAGTGCTTCCTGCGTGGGCAAGTGCAAGGTGACGGACAAGGACTTCCCGGCGCAGACGATCAGTTCGAGAGCCGAGCCCTTCGGTCAGTTCTTCATGAAGTCCACCATCGACACCAAGGCATCCAAGCAGCGGGGTACCGGGCGGAGCATCGCCACTATGCGGTTCCGTAACTCTGAGTGGCTTGCGCCGTCGGAGCCCCTGAAGCTGTCCACCCTGGAAGTTCGGTGCGACAACGCCCTGCCCGGTGCGCCGAAGCAGGTCGGCTGTGTGAATCTCCGTGCTGTGCCAGTGATCAGTTACAGCCTGACGGGGCCGTGGCCTCAGATAGCCAAGCACATCAAGGACGCCCAGGCCGACGGAAAACCCGGCAAGTACGGTACGACCGACTACCTCACGCGGCTCACGAACAAGACGAAGATCGACAAGAACCGTGGCAAGGCGTGTCCGTCGAGCCTGGAGCGCCCACCGGGCAAGTCCTGCGACGAGTACCCCTTCGCCAGCACATGGCAGGGTGCCAAATACAGCGGCGGTCCGTTCAGCCGACGCATGGTCAACGACAAACAGAACAAGGGTGCCGGTCGCGCGCTGAAAGGTTTCTACGCCTACAGCCGCGTCCTCGAAGGGGACCGGTACCTGGTATGGATCAGGTAG
- a CDS encoding helix-turn-helix domain-containing protein, which translates to MDTQNPSVHPHAQTRTTGKNHPRRSTHAGGVIHDNSRHTTRFTVVGNHLAQHAELSALAIGLAVHVQSLPTGARADIKTLADRFPESPARIAAALRELETHGYLRRTRERTDSGRIVTRTVSCNQPGRHGDAPDDAPKPSAGPPARRAAEQRKNPPRRALPAVPQPGYTSPALLQTATDVLAGLRREDPRLLLSATDAEHLAPGVAAWLERDLTPTAVRHALTSDLPAEPLYRPAALLAHRLTDRLPPLPPWRAPAEPAPVQYRVRNCDGCDRGFHSPGPGARCRDCRERPAGDSGPVRGSLEVER; encoded by the coding sequence ATGGATACGCAGAACCCTAGCGTGCACCCGCACGCCCAGACCCGAACCACGGGCAAAAACCACCCCCGCCGGAGCACCCACGCGGGCGGGGTGATCCACGACAACTCCCGTCACACCACCCGCTTCACGGTGGTCGGCAACCACCTCGCCCAGCACGCCGAGCTGTCCGCGCTGGCCATCGGACTCGCCGTCCACGTCCAGTCGCTCCCCACCGGCGCCCGCGCCGACATCAAGACCCTCGCCGACCGTTTCCCGGAGAGCCCGGCTCGTATCGCCGCCGCCCTGCGCGAACTGGAGACCCACGGTTACCTGCGCCGCACCCGCGAACGCACCGACAGCGGCCGGATCGTCACCCGCACCGTCTCCTGCAACCAGCCGGGCCGGCACGGGGACGCACCCGACGACGCACCCAAACCCTCTGCCGGGCCCCCGGCCCGGCGGGCGGCCGAACAACGCAAGAACCCCCCACGCCGCGCCCTCCCCGCCGTACCCCAGCCCGGGTACACCTCCCCCGCCCTCCTCCAGACAGCGACCGACGTCCTCGCCGGCCTCCGCCGCGAGGACCCCCGCCTGCTCCTCTCCGCCACCGACGCCGAACACCTCGCCCCCGGCGTCGCCGCCTGGCTGGAGCGCGACCTCACCCCCACCGCGGTACGCCACGCGCTGACCAGCGACCTGCCCGCCGAGCCCCTGTACCGCCCGGCCGCCCTCCTGGCCCACCGCCTCACGGACCGGCTCCCGCCCCTGCCACCGTGGCGCGCCCCTGCCGAGCCCGCACCCGTCCAGTACCGGGTCCGGAACTGCGACGGCTGTGACCGCGGCTTCCATTCGCCCGGCCCCGGCGCACGGTGCCGCGACTGCCGGGAGCGCCCCGCCGGGGATTCCGGCCCGGTACGCGGAAGCCTGGAGGTGGAGCGGTGA
- a CDS encoding polysaccharide lyase family 1 protein translates to MASASPRPSHRRSLRTRRTLAVSAAAVAAAVGAGVLVMNASASPADLYHQVLPAKDGWAASGSGTTGGAKADAAHTFTVSTRAQLVKALGSATDTTPRIIKIKGTIDANTNDSGKKLTCADYASGTGYSLSAYLKAFDPSTYGKKAPKGTQETARADAANKQKKNILFRVPSNTTIVGVPGTKAGILGGSVLVQNVKNVIVRNLTFADTKDCFPQWDPTDGSSGEWNSNYDSVTLRGATNVWADHNTFTDAPTFDKTEATHFGRKYQVHDGALDITNGSDLVTVERNRFLNHDKTMLIGSSDTDSTGKLRVTIHHNLWKGIVQRAPLARIGQIHIYNNVYDTTTVNGYAPKYSIDSRAKAQVVAERNVWKIPADAKIAKLLSGDGTGSIAGTGNIVNGKATNLVAAYNAANSKKLKTTVNWTPALTAGLQTKVTNLLTDLTGTTGAGTLS, encoded by the coding sequence GTGGCCTCTGCCTCTCCGCGCCCGTCCCACCGCCGGTCCCTCCGCACGCGCCGGACCCTCGCGGTCTCCGCCGCCGCAGTGGCCGCCGCTGTCGGCGCCGGCGTCCTCGTGATGAACGCCAGCGCCAGCCCCGCGGACCTGTACCACCAGGTGCTGCCCGCGAAGGACGGCTGGGCGGCGTCCGGTTCCGGTACGACCGGTGGTGCGAAGGCCGACGCGGCGCACACCTTCACGGTGTCGACCCGGGCGCAGCTCGTGAAGGCGCTCGGCTCCGCCACCGACACCACGCCCCGCATCATCAAGATCAAGGGCACGATCGACGCCAACACGAACGACTCCGGCAAGAAGCTGACCTGCGCGGACTACGCCTCCGGCACCGGCTACTCGCTCTCCGCCTACCTCAAGGCGTTCGACCCGTCGACGTACGGCAAGAAGGCGCCGAAGGGCACCCAGGAGACCGCCCGCGCGGACGCCGCCAACAAGCAGAAGAAGAACATCCTCTTCAGGGTGCCGTCCAACACCACCATCGTGGGCGTCCCCGGCACCAAGGCAGGCATCCTCGGCGGCAGCGTCCTGGTCCAGAACGTCAAGAACGTCATCGTGCGCAACCTGACCTTCGCGGACACCAAAGACTGCTTCCCGCAGTGGGACCCGACCGACGGCTCGTCCGGCGAGTGGAACTCCAACTACGACTCGGTCACGCTGCGCGGCGCGACCAACGTCTGGGCGGACCACAACACGTTCACCGACGCGCCGACCTTCGACAAGACCGAGGCGACGCACTTCGGCCGCAAGTACCAGGTCCACGACGGAGCCCTCGACATCACCAACGGCTCCGACCTGGTGACCGTCGAGCGCAACCGGTTCCTCAACCACGACAAGACCATGCTGATCGGCAGCAGCGACACCGACAGCACCGGCAAGCTGCGCGTGACCATCCACCACAACCTGTGGAAGGGGATCGTGCAGCGGGCGCCCCTGGCCCGCATCGGCCAGATCCACATCTACAACAACGTCTACGACACCACCACGGTCAACGGCTACGCCCCCAAGTACAGCATCGACTCCCGCGCCAAGGCCCAGGTCGTCGCCGAGCGCAACGTCTGGAAGATCCCCGCCGACGCGAAGATCGCCAAGCTGCTGAGCGGCGACGGCACCGGCTCGATCGCCGGCACCGGCAACATCGTCAACGGCAAGGCCACCAACCTCGTCGCCGCGTACAACGCCGCGAACTCGAAGAAGCTGAAGACGACCGTCAACTGGACCCCGGCCCTCACCGCCGGCCTCCAGACCAAGGTCACCAACCTCCTGACCGACCTGACCGGCACGACGGGCGCGGGCACCCTCTCCTGA
- a CDS encoding CAP domain-containing protein, whose product MTVGAVGIPTAAWAGGIGLGSWSSVASSWWGGQESDAAPPTPSRTPSASATDPSASASPTPARKKRPARSASPSASPSKSGSPTAKPTPDSADAPDRTTPPPSAQKATKATSADSTPRASDDSADSGPTDRVLTLVNAERSKAGCSPVTVDAKLTKAAQDHSQDMADHTNMSHTGSDGSSMSDRLARVGYRFSTAGENVAAGYGTPESVMDGWMNSPGHKANILNCAFKEIGIGLAGPGNYWTQDFGSQA is encoded by the coding sequence ATGACCGTGGGCGCCGTCGGCATCCCCACGGCCGCGTGGGCCGGCGGCATCGGGCTGGGAAGCTGGAGCAGTGTGGCGTCCTCCTGGTGGGGAGGGCAGGAGTCGGATGCGGCTCCGCCGACGCCGTCGCGCACACCTTCCGCGTCCGCGACAGACCCCTCCGCGAGCGCCTCCCCCACCCCGGCCCGCAAGAAGCGTCCCGCCCGCTCCGCGAGCCCGAGCGCGTCTCCCTCGAAGTCCGGCAGCCCGACCGCCAAGCCCACCCCCGACTCCGCCGACGCCCCCGACAGGACCACTCCGCCTCCGAGCGCCCAGAAGGCCACGAAGGCCACGAGTGCCGACAGCACGCCCCGCGCCTCCGACGACAGCGCGGACTCCGGCCCCACGGATCGCGTACTGACCCTGGTCAACGCCGAACGCTCGAAGGCGGGTTGCTCCCCGGTGACCGTGGACGCCAAGCTCACCAAGGCCGCGCAGGACCACAGCCAGGACATGGCCGATCACACGAACATGTCCCACACCGGTTCCGACGGCTCGTCCATGAGCGACCGGCTCGCCCGTGTCGGGTACAGGTTCAGTACGGCGGGCGAGAACGTCGCCGCCGGGTACGGCACCCCTGAGAGCGTCATGGACGGCTGGATGAACAGCCCCGGCCACAAGGCCAACATCCTCAACTGCGCCTTCAAGGAGATCGGCATCGGCCTGGCCGGGCCGGGCAACTACTGGACGCAGGACTTCGGCTCACAGGCATAG
- a CDS encoding DUF397 domain-containing protein: MTQWQKSSFSSGSDGTNCVELALSPSRILLRESDDPARILPVTRHGAAALIRHLGGYACEPKSCVQ; encoded by the coding sequence GTGACCCAGTGGCAGAAGTCCAGCTTCTCCAGCGGATCCGACGGCACGAACTGCGTCGAACTCGCCCTGTCCCCTTCCCGCATACTCCTCCGCGAGAGCGACGACCCCGCCCGAATACTCCCCGTCACCCGCCACGGCGCCGCCGCCCTCATACGGCACCTCGGTGGCTATGCCTGTGAGCCGAAGTCCTGCGTCCAGTAG
- a CDS encoding helix-turn-helix domain-containing protein, which produces MPPRSQPTERQVRLGTELRRLREAAGLTARDVARFLGSTSAQMSHMEAGIAGVSEQRVRQLAAHYTCTDQELVGALVAMATDRTRGWWEKFAGALPPIFADLAEMEHHATYLQDIATAHVPGLLQTEDYARAVYTYWRPELRQSEVELRVEHRMSRKVVLGREETPYTAVLHEPVLRTRVADRSVARTQLDSLLALSENHGVTLRVIPFDVDGFAGASAELIYAGGRVPALDSAQRDTTYGPAFMDAPAQLKAMRALFRRVAGVSLDPVPSRDYIHRLAKEL; this is translated from the coding sequence ATGCCGCCGAGGAGTCAGCCGACCGAGCGTCAGGTGCGACTGGGCACGGAGCTGCGCAGGCTGAGGGAGGCCGCCGGTCTGACCGCCCGGGATGTGGCGCGGTTCCTCGGGTCGACATCGGCGCAGATGAGCCACATGGAAGCGGGCATCGCTGGCGTCAGCGAACAGCGTGTACGACAGCTGGCGGCTCACTACACCTGCACCGACCAGGAGTTGGTCGGAGCACTCGTGGCCATGGCGACAGATCGGACGCGAGGCTGGTGGGAAAAGTTCGCGGGTGCGCTGCCTCCGATCTTCGCGGATCTGGCGGAGATGGAGCACCACGCCACGTACCTCCAGGACATCGCCACCGCCCATGTCCCGGGGTTGCTGCAGACCGAGGACTATGCGCGGGCCGTATACACGTACTGGCGCCCCGAGCTTCGGCAGAGCGAAGTGGAGCTACGCGTCGAGCACCGGATGAGCCGCAAGGTCGTTCTCGGGCGCGAGGAAACGCCCTACACGGCGGTGCTGCATGAGCCCGTGCTGCGCACCCGGGTCGCCGACCGGAGTGTGGCGCGGACTCAACTGGACTCGCTCCTCGCGCTGTCCGAGAATCACGGTGTCACCCTGCGAGTCATTCCGTTCGACGTCGACGGATTCGCGGGGGCGAGCGCGGAGTTGATCTATGCGGGAGGCCGGGTCCCCGCGCTGGACTCGGCGCAGCGGGACACCACGTATGGGCCTGCCTTCATGGATGCTCCCGCACAACTGAAGGCAATGCGCGCGCTGTTTCGTAGAGTGGCCGGGGTGTCGCTCGACCCCGTACCGTCCCGGGACTACATCCACCGTCTCGCGAAGGAGTTGTAG
- a CDS encoding ATP-binding protein, producing MLDTGEPTDESTPRPDEPWTYTLTIPNDPRAVTICRRTLRLILTLHGLPHLTDAAELLATELITNAVRHTKGPAAIKLRWADPVLRITAWDTAPRRFARALAPRAPSPTSDTGRGLALVDACAENWGWFNSIHTAEPHRTDGKFVWCELTTAV from the coding sequence ATGCTCGATACCGGAGAGCCCACCGACGAATCGACGCCCCGCCCGGACGAACCCTGGACCTACACCCTCACCATCCCCAACGACCCCCGCGCCGTCACCATCTGCCGCCGCACCCTCCGTCTGATCCTGACCCTGCACGGCCTCCCCCACCTCACCGACGCCGCCGAACTCCTCGCCACCGAGCTGATCACCAACGCCGTACGGCACACCAAGGGCCCGGCCGCCATAAAGCTCCGCTGGGCCGACCCGGTGCTGCGGATCACCGCATGGGACACGGCACCGCGACGCTTCGCCCGCGCCCTCGCTCCCCGAGCCCCCAGCCCCACCTCCGACACCGGCCGCGGCCTCGCCCTCGTCGATGCCTGCGCCGAGAACTGGGGGTGGTTCAACTCGATCCACACCGCCGAACCCCACCGCACGGACGGCAAGTTCGTCTGGTGCGAGCTGACCACGGCGGTGTGA